Proteins from a genomic interval of Streptomyces sp. Tu6071:
- a CDS encoding glycoside hydrolase family 2 protein produces the protein MKASTPLDHGWTLRLDPRGHRPEQAADALVDEGVPARVPGCAHTDLLAAGLIPDPYLGRNEEEVAWVGRADWTYRTTLAGGSGGGHERADLVFDGLDTVAEVRIGGRVLGRTRNMHRAYRFDATQALAAGGDVPLEVAFTSAYKEAEAVRARLGPRPNAYPEPFNFVRKMASSFGWDWGPTLVTAGIWRQARLECWSLARLAEVRPEVTVGEDGTGRVRVRIAVERTAGGAARTLRASVRVAGAETTAQLPPGSDVVTVLVEVPDVALWWPRGYGAQPLYDCEVTLGTDDTEEVALDSWERRVGFRTVLLDTAEDAEGSAFTLRVNGQPVFARGVNWIPDDTLVSRVDAARYRRRLGQATDAGVNLVRVWGGGIYESEDFYDACDEAGLLVWQDFLFACAAYPEEEPLRTEVEAEARENVVRLMPHPSLVLWNGNNENLWGFRDWGWAEELNGASWGEGYYLDLLPRIVAEADPTRPYWAGSPWSGSPERHPNDPRHGTTHSWEVWNRLDYAAYREDVPRFMAEFGWQAPPAYATLRRALGDNQLAPDSPDMLHHQKAADGNGKLARGLAPHFEAPGDFDAWHYLTQLNQARAVATGIEHWRAHWPVCAGTVLWQLNDCWPVTSWAAIDGDEREKPLYHELRRLYADRLLGLTVRDGRLALAVVNDAPTPWQGRARVRRLDAKGVEAAAYEPEFTVAARAVGLVELPAALTEPGDPAREFLVAEADGLRALHFAVADKDFVSPAGEVRTEVVETAEGADVTVTAHTLVRDLLLQADRLAPTAKADRGLVTLLPGESVTYRVSGWDGTGAVDAALWWVDKARSAAG, from the coding sequence ATGAAAGCCAGCACACCCCTCGACCACGGCTGGACCCTGCGCCTCGACCCGCGCGGGCACCGGCCGGAGCAGGCCGCGGACGCGCTCGTGGACGAGGGAGTCCCCGCGCGCGTGCCCGGCTGCGCGCACACCGACCTCCTCGCGGCCGGGCTCATTCCCGACCCGTACCTCGGCCGGAACGAGGAGGAGGTCGCGTGGGTTGGCCGCGCCGACTGGACGTACCGCACGACGCTCGCGGGGGGCTCCGGGGGCGGGCACGAGCGCGCCGACCTCGTCTTCGACGGGCTCGACACCGTCGCCGAGGTGCGGATCGGCGGGCGGGTGCTCGGCCGGACCCGCAACATGCACCGCGCGTACCGCTTCGACGCGACGCAGGCCCTCGCGGCGGGCGGGGACGTGCCCCTGGAGGTCGCCTTCACGTCCGCGTACAAGGAGGCCGAAGCGGTGCGCGCGCGGCTCGGGCCGCGCCCGAACGCGTACCCGGAGCCCTTCAACTTCGTCCGCAAGATGGCGAGTTCCTTCGGTTGGGACTGGGGCCCCACGCTCGTCACGGCCGGGATCTGGCGGCAGGCGCGGCTGGAGTGCTGGTCGCTCGCGCGGCTCGCCGAGGTGCGGCCCGAGGTGACGGTGGGCGAGGACGGCACCGGGCGGGTCCGGGTCCGGATCGCCGTCGAGCGGACCGCGGGCGGGGCCGCGCGCACCCTGCGCGCCTCGGTGCGGGTCGCGGGCGCCGAGACGACAGCTCAGCTCCCGCCGGGCTCCGACGTCGTGACAGTGCTCGTGGAGGTGCCGGACGTCGCGCTGTGGTGGCCGCGCGGCTACGGCGCACAGCCGCTGTACGACTGCGAGGTGACGCTCGGCACGGACGACACCGAAGAGGTGGCGCTCGACTCCTGGGAGCGGCGCGTCGGCTTCCGCACCGTCCTGCTCGACACCGCCGAGGACGCGGAGGGCAGCGCCTTCACCCTCCGGGTCAACGGGCAGCCGGTCTTCGCGCGCGGCGTGAACTGGATTCCGGACGACACGCTCGTCTCGCGCGTCGACGCGGCGCGCTACCGGCGCCGCCTCGGCCAGGCGACGGACGCGGGCGTCAACCTCGTGCGGGTGTGGGGCGGCGGGATCTACGAGAGCGAGGACTTCTACGACGCCTGCGACGAGGCGGGGCTGCTCGTGTGGCAGGACTTCCTCTTCGCGTGCGCCGCCTACCCCGAGGAGGAGCCGCTGCGCACGGAGGTGGAGGCGGAGGCGCGCGAGAACGTCGTACGGCTCATGCCGCATCCCTCGCTCGTCCTGTGGAACGGCAACAACGAGAACCTGTGGGGTTTCCGGGACTGGGGCTGGGCCGAGGAGCTGAACGGCGCTTCGTGGGGCGAGGGTTACTACCTCGACCTGCTCCCCCGCATCGTCGCCGAGGCCGATCCCACGCGCCCCTACTGGGCCGGCAGCCCGTGGTCCGGCTCCCCCGAGCGGCACCCGAACGACCCCCGGCACGGCACGACGCACTCCTGGGAGGTGTGGAACCGGCTCGACTACGCCGCCTACCGCGAGGACGTCCCGCGCTTCATGGCCGAGTTCGGCTGGCAGGCGCCCCCGGCCTACGCGACGCTGCGCCGGGCGCTCGGCGATAACCAGCTCGCCCCGGACTCACCGGACATGCTCCACCACCAGAAGGCGGCGGACGGCAACGGGAAGCTCGCGCGCGGCCTCGCCCCGCACTTCGAGGCGCCCGGCGACTTCGACGCGTGGCACTACCTGACGCAGCTCAACCAGGCCCGCGCGGTCGCGACCGGGATCGAGCACTGGCGCGCGCACTGGCCGGTGTGCGCGGGAACGGTCCTGTGGCAACTCAACGACTGCTGGCCGGTGACGAGTTGGGCGGCGATCGACGGGGACGAGCGCGAGAAGCCGCTCTACCACGAGCTGCGCCGCCTGTACGCGGACCGGCTCCTGGGCCTCACCGTGCGGGACGGGCGGCTCGCGCTCGCCGTCGTCAACGACGCGCCCACGCCGTGGCAGGGCCGGGCGCGGGTGCGGAGGCTGGACGCGAAGGGGGTCGAAGCGGCGGCGTACGAGCCGGAGTTCACCGTGGCGGCGCGAGCGGTGGGGCTGGTCGAACTGCCCGCCGCGCTCACGGAGCCCGGCGACCCGGCGCGTGAGTTCCTGGTGGCCGAGGCGGACGGGCTGCGCGCCCTTCATTTCGCCGTGGCCGACAAGGATTTCGTCTCTCCCGCGGGCGAGGTGCGCACGGAGGTCGTGGAGACGGCGGAGGGCGCGGACGTGACCGTGACGGCGCACACGCTCGTACGGGACCTGCTGCTCCAGGCGGACCGGCTCGCCCCGACCGCGAAGGCGGACCGGGGGCTCGTGACGCTGCTGCCCGGCGAGTCGGTGACGTACCGGGTCAGCGGCTGGGACGGGACGGGGGCGGTGGACGCGGCGCTGTGGTGGGTCGACAAGGCGCGGAGCGCTGCCGGTTGA
- the cobN gene encoding cobaltochelatase subunit CobN: protein MFLLLSTSDTDLLSARAAAGPVPYRFANPSRLALDELPALLEGVDLVVVRLLGGIRVWQEGLDVLLADGRPVVVLSGEQAPDAQLMAASTVPVGLAAEAHAYLAHGGPANLEHLARFLSDTVLLTGHGFDAPAPAPSWGPLDRTPRTTTGPVVAVLYYRAHHMSGNTGFVNALCEAVEEAGAQALPLYVASLRTPEEGLLDTLRTADVLVTTVLAAGGTRPAEASAGGDEEAWDAGALAGLDVPILQALCLTGSRADWAENDEGVSPLDAASQIAVPEFDGRLITVPFSFKEIDADGLPAYVADPERAARVAGIAVRHARLRHIPAADKRLALVLSAYPTKHSRIGNAVGLDTPASAIALLRRLLAEGYDFGTEPVPGVESGDGDELIRALIDAGGHDRDWLTEEQLAANPVRIPAADYRRWFATLPEELREAVEEHWGPAPGEMFVDRSANPEGDIVLAALRFGNLLVLIQPPRGFGENPIAIYHDPDLPPSHHYLAAYRWIAAPTREGGFGADAMVHLGKHGNLEWLPGKNAGLSAACGPDAALGDLPLVYPFLVNDPGEGTQAKRRVHATLVDHLVPPMARAESYGDIARLEQLLDEHAQIAAMDPAKLPAIRAQIWTLIQAARLDHDLGLDDRPDDDGFDDFLLHVDGWLCEVKDAQIRDGLHVLGKAPAATDRVNLVLAILRARQIWGGTQALPGLREALGLDESAATLASADAAEERARALVRAMDDADWDLKALPEDENEDVRAVLAFAAREVVPRLAATTDELDHTLHALRGGFVPAGPSGSPLRGLVNVLPTGRNFYSVDPKAVPSRLAWETGQALATSLLDRYRADHGEWPTSVGLSLWGTSAMRTAGDDIAEALALLGVRPVWDDASRRVTGLEAVPYEELGRPRVDVTLRISGFFRDAFPHTVGLLDDAVRLAASLDEPEDVNHIRAHVQRDVGEHGDERRATTRIFGSRPGTYGAGLLQLIDSRDWRTDADLAEVYTVWGGYAYGRGLEGRPAREEMETAYRRIAVAAKNTDTREHDIADSDDYFQYHGGMVAAVRALRGTAPEAYIGDSTRPETVRTRTLVEETSRVFRARVVNPRWIEAMRRHGYKGAFELAATVDYLFGYDATTGVIADWMYDKLTETYVLDETNRAFLQEANPWALHGIAERLLEAESRGMWAEPDPAVLDALRQVYLETEGDLEGDES from the coding sequence ATGTTCCTGCTCCTGTCGACGTCCGACACGGACCTGCTCAGCGCCCGCGCCGCCGCGGGCCCGGTCCCGTACCGCTTCGCGAACCCCTCGCGGCTCGCACTCGACGAACTCCCCGCCCTCCTCGAAGGCGTCGACCTCGTCGTCGTACGGCTCCTCGGCGGCATCCGCGTCTGGCAGGAGGGGCTCGACGTGCTCCTCGCCGACGGCAGGCCCGTCGTGGTGCTGAGCGGTGAGCAGGCACCGGACGCCCAGCTCATGGCCGCGTCCACCGTCCCGGTCGGCCTCGCGGCCGAGGCCCACGCGTACCTCGCCCACGGCGGCCCCGCGAACCTCGAACACCTCGCCCGCTTCCTCTCCGACACCGTGCTCCTCACCGGGCACGGCTTCGACGCGCCCGCCCCAGCGCCCTCCTGGGGCCCCCTGGACCGCACCCCGCGCACCACCACGGGTCCGGTCGTCGCGGTGCTCTACTACCGCGCCCACCACATGAGCGGCAACACCGGCTTCGTGAACGCCCTGTGCGAGGCCGTCGAGGAGGCGGGGGCGCAGGCGCTCCCGCTCTACGTGGCCTCGCTGCGCACCCCCGAGGAGGGGCTGCTCGACACGCTCCGCACCGCCGACGTCCTCGTCACCACCGTCCTCGCCGCGGGCGGCACGCGCCCCGCCGAGGCAAGCGCGGGCGGCGACGAGGAGGCGTGGGACGCGGGCGCGCTCGCCGGGCTCGACGTACCGATCCTCCAGGCCCTGTGCCTCACCGGCTCGCGCGCCGACTGGGCGGAGAACGACGAGGGCGTCTCGCCGCTCGACGCCGCCAGCCAGATCGCCGTACCCGAGTTCGACGGCCGCCTCATCACCGTCCCCTTCTCCTTCAAGGAGATCGACGCCGACGGCCTCCCCGCCTACGTCGCCGACCCCGAGCGCGCCGCGCGCGTCGCCGGGATCGCCGTGCGCCACGCCCGCCTGCGCCACATCCCCGCGGCCGACAAGCGCCTCGCGCTCGTCCTGTCCGCGTACCCCACCAAGCACTCCCGCATCGGCAACGCGGTCGGTCTCGACACCCCCGCGAGCGCTATCGCCCTGCTGCGCCGCCTCCTCGCCGAGGGCTACGACTTCGGCACGGAGCCGGTGCCCGGCGTCGAGTCCGGCGACGGCGACGAGCTGATCCGCGCGCTCATCGACGCGGGCGGCCACGACCGGGACTGGCTCACCGAGGAACAGCTCGCGGCCAACCCGGTCCGCATCCCCGCCGCCGACTACCGCCGCTGGTTCGCCACGCTCCCCGAGGAGCTGCGCGAGGCGGTCGAGGAGCACTGGGGGCCCGCGCCCGGCGAGATGTTCGTCGACCGGAGCGCGAACCCGGAGGGCGACATCGTCCTCGCCGCGCTCCGCTTCGGGAACCTCCTCGTCCTCATCCAGCCCCCGCGCGGCTTCGGCGAGAACCCCATCGCGATCTACCACGACCCCGACCTGCCCCCCTCGCACCACTACCTCGCCGCCTACCGCTGGATCGCCGCGCCGACGCGCGAGGGCGGCTTCGGCGCCGACGCGATGGTGCACCTCGGCAAGCACGGCAACCTGGAGTGGCTGCCCGGCAAGAACGCGGGGCTCTCCGCCGCGTGCGGCCCCGACGCCGCGCTCGGCGACCTGCCCCTCGTCTACCCCTTCCTCGTCAACGACCCCGGCGAGGGCACCCAGGCCAAGCGCCGCGTCCACGCGACCCTCGTCGACCACCTCGTGCCGCCGATGGCCCGCGCGGAGTCCTACGGGGACATCGCGCGCCTCGAACAACTCCTGGACGAGCACGCCCAGATCGCCGCGATGGACCCCGCGAAGCTCCCCGCGATCCGTGCCCAGATCTGGACCCTCATCCAGGCCGCGCGCCTCGACCACGACCTCGGCCTCGACGACCGCCCCGACGACGACGGCTTCGACGACTTCCTGCTCCACGTCGACGGCTGGCTCTGCGAGGTCAAGGACGCCCAGATCCGCGACGGCCTCCACGTCCTCGGCAAGGCCCCGGCCGCCACCGACCGCGTCAACCTCGTCCTCGCGATCCTGCGCGCCCGCCAGATCTGGGGCGGCACCCAGGCGCTCCCCGGGCTGCGCGAAGCGCTCGGCCTCGACGAGTCCGCCGCGACCCTCGCGAGCGCCGACGCCGCCGAGGAGCGCGCCCGCGCCCTCGTCCGGGCGATGGACGACGCGGACTGGGACCTGAAGGCCCTGCCCGAGGACGAGAACGAGGACGTCCGCGCGGTCCTCGCCTTCGCCGCGCGCGAGGTGGTCCCGCGCCTCGCGGCGACGACCGACGAACTCGACCACACCCTGCACGCCCTGCGCGGCGGTTTCGTCCCGGCCGGGCCCTCCGGCTCCCCGCTGCGCGGCCTCGTCAACGTCCTCCCGACCGGCCGCAACTTCTACTCCGTCGACCCGAAGGCCGTCCCCTCGCGCCTCGCCTGGGAGACCGGGCAGGCCCTCGCGACCTCGCTCCTGGACCGCTACCGCGCCGATCACGGCGAGTGGCCCACCTCGGTCGGGCTCTCGCTGTGGGGCACGAGCGCGATGCGCACGGCCGGGGACGACATCGCCGAAGCCCTCGCGCTGCTCGGCGTCCGCCCCGTGTGGGACGACGCCTCGCGCCGCGTCACCGGGCTCGAAGCGGTCCCGTACGAGGAACTCGGCCGCCCCCGCGTCGACGTGACCCTGCGCATCTCCGGCTTCTTCCGCGACGCGTTCCCGCACACGGTCGGCCTCCTGGACGACGCCGTCCGCCTCGCCGCCTCGCTCGACGAGCCCGAGGACGTCAACCACATCCGCGCCCACGTCCAGCGCGACGTGGGCGAGCACGGCGACGAACGCCGCGCCACGACCCGCATCTTCGGCTCCCGGCCGGGCACCTACGGAGCGGGACTGCTCCAGCTCATCGACTCGCGCGACTGGCGCACCGACGCCGACCTCGCGGAGGTCTACACGGTGTGGGGCGGGTACGCGTACGGGCGCGGCCTCGAAGGGCGGCCCGCGCGCGAGGAGATGGAGACCGCGTACCGCAGGATCGCCGTCGCCGCGAAGAACACCGACACGCGCGAGCACGACATCGCGGACTCCGACGACTACTTCCAGTACCACGGCGGCATGGTCGCCGCCGTGCGCGCGCTGCGCGGCACCGCGCCCGAGGCGTACATCGGCGACTCGACCCGCCCCGAGACGGTCCGCACCCGCACCCTCGTCGAGGAGACCTCGCGCGTCTTCCGCGCCCGCGTCGTCAACCCCCGCTGGATCGAGGCGATGCGCCGCCACGGCTACAAGGGCGCCTTCGAACTCGCCGCCACCGTGGACTACTTGTTCGGCTACGACGCGACGACGGGCGTCATCGCCGACTGGATGTACGACAAGCTCACCGAGACGTACGTCCTGGACGAGACGAACCGCGCCTTCCTCCAGGAGGCCAACCCCTGGGCCCTGCACGGCATCGCGGAACGCCTCCTGGAGGCCGAGTCGCGCGGCATGTGGGCCGAGCCGGACCCGGCGGTGCTCGACGCGCTGCGGCAGGTGTACCTGGAGACGGAGGGGGACCTGGAGGGGGACGAGAGCTGA
- a CDS encoding nitrite/sulfite reductase has translation MLAAMPSPLPRPAVPPASPAPPASAAGSRGDACPGALRLHLADDGGLARVRIPGGVLDAGQAEVLGALALRHGDGDLHLTSRGNVQLRGLDPASGDALGRALAEAGLLPSPAHERVRNIVASPLSGLDGHGVRPVRAWLRALDAGLCGSARAAALSGRFLFALDDGRGDMTALRADVTVRALPQDEALVSVGGARFVVAADDAPRAALRAAEVFLDAVARAPESTRVWRVAELPDGPPLAEAVRDRLADEGVPTRTAVAGPPLPEAAPPAPGPYPGALAVHVPLGRLSPTAWRELAHAGTELRLTPWRGVVVAGPAEDAAARLAGAGLVTAPGSPWPRVGACVGQPGCARARADVRGDAARALPAVAVSPLPLYWSACERRCGRPAEPHADVVAGPDGGYLLSVPGRAPRPVDPADPARLAAALRAPTGP, from the coding sequence ATGCTCGCCGCCATGCCCTCCCCTCTTCCGCGCCCCGCCGTGCCTCCGGCGTCCCCGGCGCCTCCGGCGAGCGCCGCCGGGAGCCGTGGTGACGCCTGTCCCGGTGCGCTGCGGCTGCACCTCGCCGACGACGGCGGGCTCGCGCGGGTGCGGATACCCGGCGGGGTCCTCGACGCGGGGCAGGCGGAGGTCCTGGGCGCGCTGGCTCTGCGGCACGGCGACGGGGACCTGCACCTGACCTCGCGGGGCAACGTGCAGCTGCGCGGCCTCGACCCCGCTTCCGGGGACGCGCTCGGCCGGGCCCTCGCGGAGGCGGGCCTGCTCCCCTCGCCCGCCCACGAACGCGTCCGCAACATCGTCGCCTCGCCGCTCTCCGGGCTCGACGGCCACGGGGTGCGGCCCGTGCGCGCCTGGTTGCGCGCGCTCGACGCCGGGCTGTGCGGCAGCGCGCGGGCCGCCGCCCTCTCCGGGCGGTTCCTCTTCGCGCTCGACGACGGCCGGGGCGACATGACCGCGCTGAGGGCCGACGTGACGGTGCGCGCCCTGCCGCAGGACGAGGCGCTGGTGTCCGTCGGCGGTGCGCGCTTCGTCGTGGCCGCCGACGACGCCCCTCGTGCGGCCCTGCGCGCGGCCGAGGTCTTCCTCGACGCCGTGGCACGCGCCCCCGAAAGCACCCGCGTGTGGCGGGTCGCCGAGCTGCCGGACGGCCCGCCCCTCGCGGAAGCGGTACGGGACCGGCTCGCCGACGAGGGCGTGCCGACCCGTACCGCCGTCGCCGGGCCGCCGCTCCCGGAAGCGGCCCCGCCCGCACCCGGCCCGTACCCCGGCGCGCTCGCCGTGCACGTCCCCCTGGGACGCCTCTCCCCCACCGCCTGGCGGGAGTTGGCGCACGCCGGGACGGAGCTGCGGCTCACCCCGTGGCGCGGTGTCGTCGTCGCCGGGCCCGCCGAGGACGCCGCCGCGCGGCTCGCCGGGGCCGGGCTCGTCACCGCGCCCGGATCGCCGTGGCCGCGTGTCGGCGCCTGCGTGGGACAGCCGGGGTGCGCGCGGGCCCGCGCCGACGTGCGCGGCGACGCGGCACGGGCGCTGCCCGCCGTCGCCGTCTCCCCCCTTCCCCTGTACTGGTCGGCGTGCGAGCGGCGCTGCGGCCGGCCCGCGGAGCCGCACGCCGACGTCGTCGCGGGGCCGGACGGCGGCTACCTCCTCTCCGTCCCGGGCCGGGCCCCGCGCCCGGTGGACCCGGCGGACCCCGCGCGCCTCGCGGCGGCACTCCGGGCGCCGACGGGGCCCTGA
- a CDS encoding precorrin-8X methylmutase, which yields MSTRYTYEKDGPAIYRESFATIRAEAELGGLPPEIAQVAVRMIHACGMVDLVRDLVYSPDVVRRARAALRAGAPILTDVKMVASGVTRKRLPADNEVVCTLSDPAVPTLARELGTTRSAAALDLWGDRLDGAVVAVGNAPTALFRLLELVDAGAPRPAAVIGVPVGFVGAAESKDALAAHGGLDHLVVRGRRGGSALAAAALNALASEEE from the coding sequence GTGAGCACCCGCTACACCTACGAGAAGGACGGCCCGGCGATCTACCGGGAGTCCTTCGCCACCATCCGCGCCGAGGCCGAACTCGGCGGGCTGCCACCGGAGATCGCGCAGGTCGCGGTCCGGATGATCCACGCCTGCGGCATGGTCGACCTCGTACGGGACCTCGTGTACTCGCCGGACGTGGTGAGGCGGGCGCGGGCGGCGCTGCGCGCGGGCGCGCCGATCCTCACCGACGTCAAGATGGTCGCGAGCGGTGTCACGCGCAAGCGGCTGCCCGCCGACAACGAAGTGGTGTGCACCCTGTCGGACCCCGCCGTTCCCACGCTCGCGAGGGAACTCGGGACGACGCGCAGCGCCGCCGCGCTCGACCTGTGGGGCGACCGCCTCGACGGCGCCGTGGTCGCGGTCGGGAACGCGCCGACCGCGCTCTTCCGGCTCCTGGAGCTGGTCGACGCGGGCGCGCCCCGGCCCGCCGCCGTCATCGGGGTGCCGGTCGGTTTCGTCGGCGCCGCCGAGTCGAAGGACGCGCTCGCCGCGCACGGCGGTCTTGACCACTTGGTGGTCCGGGGCAGGCGCGGGGGCAGCGCCCTCGCCGCCGCCGCGCTCAACGCGCTCGCGAGCGAGGAAGAATGA
- a CDS encoding precorrin-2 C(20)-methyltransferase, with the protein MSGKLYGVGLGPGDPSLLTVRAVEVIGEADVIAYHSARHGRSIARGIAERYLREDHVEELLVYPVTTETTDHPGGYRGALEEFYEEAAARLAAHLDAGRTVAVLAEGDPFFYGSYQHMHKRLAHRYETEVVPGVTSFAAASARLGRPLVEGEEVLTVLPGTLPEEELAARLAATDSAVVMKLGRTFPKVRRALESAGRLDEARYVERATMDGERTAALADVDAAAVPYFSVAVLPSRVAAGRPEPVAGRGEVVVVGTGPAGPLWLTPESRGALAAADDLVGYATYIDRVPERPGQSRHASDNRVESERAEFALQLAARGRRVAVVSGGDPGVFAMATAVLEVASRKEYADVPVRVLPGVTAANAAAARAGAPLGHDYAVFSLSDRLKPWEVVARRLRAAAGADLVLALYNPGSGSRTWQVGAARDVLLEHRAPGTPVVVARDVGGAGERVRIVRLADLDPADVDMRTILLVGSSRTRVVRRGDGEEIVWTPRRYPA; encoded by the coding sequence ATGAGCGGCAAGCTGTACGGGGTCGGGCTCGGCCCCGGGGACCCCTCGCTCCTGACCGTGCGGGCCGTCGAGGTCATCGGCGAGGCGGACGTGATCGCGTACCACAGCGCGCGGCACGGCCGGTCTATCGCGCGCGGCATCGCGGAGCGGTACCTGCGCGAGGACCACGTCGAGGAACTGCTCGTCTACCCGGTGACGACCGAGACGACGGACCATCCCGGCGGCTACCGGGGGGCGTTGGAGGAGTTCTACGAGGAGGCGGCGGCGCGGCTCGCCGCGCACCTGGACGCGGGGCGCACGGTCGCGGTGCTCGCGGAGGGCGACCCGTTCTTCTACGGTTCGTACCAGCACATGCACAAGCGGCTCGCGCACCGCTACGAGACCGAGGTGGTGCCCGGCGTCACGTCGTTCGCCGCCGCCTCGGCGCGGCTCGGACGGCCGCTCGTCGAGGGCGAGGAGGTGCTGACCGTGCTGCCGGGCACGCTCCCGGAGGAGGAACTGGCCGCGCGGCTCGCCGCGACGGACTCGGCCGTCGTGATGAAACTGGGCCGTACCTTCCCCAAGGTGCGCCGTGCGCTGGAGAGTGCGGGGCGGCTCGACGAGGCGCGGTACGTGGAGCGGGCGACGATGGACGGGGAGCGGACGGCGGCGCTCGCGGACGTGGACGCCGCCGCGGTGCCGTACTTCTCGGTCGCCGTCCTGCCGAGCCGGGTCGCCGCCGGGCGGCCTGAACCGGTCGCGGGGCGCGGCGAGGTGGTCGTGGTCGGGACGGGTCCCGCCGGGCCGCTGTGGCTGACGCCGGAGTCGCGGGGCGCGCTGGCCGCGGCGGACGACCTCGTGGGTTACGCGACGTACATCGACCGCGTGCCGGAGCGCCCGGGGCAGTCGCGGCACGCGTCGGACAACCGGGTGGAGTCCGAACGCGCCGAGTTCGCCTTGCAGCTGGCGGCACGCGGGCGCCGCGTCGCGGTCGTCTCCGGGGGCGACCCCGGGGTGTTCGCGATGGCGACGGCGGTACTCGAAGTGGCTTCGCGGAAGGAGTACGCGGACGTGCCCGTGCGCGTCCTGCCGGGGGTGACCGCGGCGAACGCGGCGGCGGCGCGGGCCGGCGCGCCGCTGGGGCACGACTACGCGGTGTTCTCGCTCTCGGACCGGCTCAAGCCGTGGGAGGTGGTGGCGCGGCGGCTGCGCGCCGCCGCGGGCGCCGACCTCGTCCTCGCGCTCTACAACCCCGGTTCGGGGAGCCGTACGTGGCAGGTGGGCGCGGCCCGTGACGTGCTCCTGGAGCACCGCGCGCCGGGTACCCCGGTCGTGGTGGCGCGTGATGTCGGGGGCGCGGGTGAGCGGGTGCGGATCGTGCGGCTCGCGGACCTCGATCCCGCCGACGTGGACATGCGCACGATCCTGCTCGTCGGCTCCTCACGGACGCGGGTGGTGCGGCGCGGGGACGGCGAGGAGATCGTGTGGACGCCGAGGAGGTACCCGGCCTGA
- a CDS encoding phosphonatase-like hydrolase, which produces MPQTDNPTTDRDIRLVVLDMAGTTVADGGLVERAFEAAAAELGVAPGSADHEAKLAYVRATMGESKISVFRHLFGDEESARRANTVFEKAYGALIGEGLVAPVDGAREAIGELTADGRTVVLTTGFARATQDAILDALGWRDLAALTLCPADAGGRGRPYPDMVLEAFLRTRATDDVRQVAVVGDTAYDMASGVHAGAGAVVGVLTGAHEREALREAGATHVIASVSELPALLR; this is translated from the coding sequence GTGCCGCAGACCGACAACCCCACGACCGACCGGGACATCCGCCTCGTGGTCCTCGACATGGCGGGCACCACCGTCGCGGACGGCGGCCTGGTCGAGCGCGCCTTCGAAGCGGCTGCCGCCGAACTGGGCGTCGCCCCGGGCTCCGCCGACCACGAGGCCAAACTCGCCTACGTCCGCGCCACGATGGGCGAATCGAAGATCTCCGTCTTCCGGCACCTCTTCGGCGACGAGGAATCCGCCCGCCGCGCCAACACCGTCTTCGAGAAGGCGTACGGGGCACTCATCGGTGAAGGTCTCGTCGCCCCCGTCGACGGGGCCCGCGAGGCGATCGGGGAACTCACGGCGGACGGACGCACCGTCGTGCTGACGACCGGCTTCGCGAGGGCCACCCAGGACGCGATCCTCGACGCGCTCGGCTGGCGGGACCTCGCCGCGCTCACCCTGTGCCCGGCGGACGCGGGCGGCCGGGGGCGCCCCTACCCGGACATGGTGCTGGAGGCGTTCCTGCGCACCCGGGCCACCGACGACGTTCGGCAGGTGGCCGTGGTCGGGGACACCGCGTACGACATGGCGAGCGGCGTGCACGCCGGAGCGGGTGCCGTCGTCGGCGTGCTCACGGGCGCGCACGAGCGCGAGGCACTGCGGGAGGCGGGTGCCACCCACGTCATCGCCTCCGTCTCGGAGCTTCCCGCGCTCCTGCGCTGA